Proteins encoded together in one Otariodibacter oris window:
- the uvrA gene encoding excinuclease ABC subunit UvrA, whose product MQYIDIRGARTHNLKNINLTLPRDKFIVITGLSGSGKSSLAFDTLYAEGQRRYVESLSAYARQFLSLMEKPDVDHIEGLSPAISIEQKSTSHNPRSTVGTVTEIHDYLRLLFARVGQPRCPDHDVPLEAQTISQMVDRVLEEPEGKRLMLLAPIVKDRKGEHVKLLENLTANGYIRARIDGEICDLSDPPKLELQKKHTIEVVVDRFKVRPDVGTRLAESFETALDLSGSTAVIADMDDPTAEELTFSSSFACPHCGYSITELEPRLFSFNNPAGACPTCDGLGVQQYFDERKVIQNAEISLANGAIKGWDKRSFYYFGLLKSVAKHYKFDIETPFCELPKKIQHIILNGSDEDIEFLYTNDRGDTVKRVHPFEGILNNMARRYKETESNAVRDELAKYINNRPCTDCQGSRLRREARYVFIDNTNLPIIAEKSIGEALTFFEELNLTGQRAKIAEKILKEIKERLQFLVNVGLNYLSLSRSAETLSGGEAQRIRLASQIGAGLVGVMYVLDEPSIGLHQRDNERLLNTLLHLRNLGNTVIVVEHDEDAIRAADHIVDIGPGAGVHGGQVIAQGTAEEIMQCEESLTGKFLSQQERIEIPKQRVPYDATKLLTLTGASGNNLKNVNLEIPVGLFTCITGVSGSGKSTLINDTLFPLAQNALNRAENSDVAPYKSIDGLAHFDKVIDINQSPIGRTPRSNPATYTGLFTPIRELFAGTQEARARGYNVGRFSFNVKGGRCEACQGDGVIKVEMHFLPDVYVPCDHCKGKRYNRETLEIRYKGKTIHQVLEMTVEEAREFFDAIPALARKLQTLIDVGLSYIRLGQSSTTLSGGEAQRVKLATELSKRDTGKTLYILDEPTTGLHFADIKQLLKVLHRLRDQGNTIVVIEHNLDVIKTADWIVDLGPEGGSGGGQIIATGTPEQIAQDKKSHTARFLKQILAKG is encoded by the coding sequence ATGCAGTATATCGACATTCGTGGTGCAAGAACGCACAATCTTAAAAATATCAATTTAACCTTACCAAGAGATAAATTTATCGTGATTACAGGACTTTCTGGATCGGGTAAATCGTCCTTGGCATTTGATACCCTTTATGCAGAAGGGCAACGTCGCTATGTTGAATCTCTTTCTGCTTATGCTCGTCAATTTTTATCCTTAATGGAAAAGCCTGATGTGGATCATATCGAGGGGCTATCTCCAGCAATTTCTATTGAGCAAAAATCGACCTCTCATAATCCTCGTTCAACAGTGGGTACAGTGACAGAAATTCACGATTATTTGCGATTGTTGTTTGCTCGTGTAGGTCAGCCTCGTTGCCCTGATCACGATGTCCCCTTGGAAGCTCAAACCATTTCACAAATGGTGGATCGTGTATTGGAAGAACCTGAGGGTAAGCGATTAATGTTACTCGCACCAATAGTGAAAGATCGTAAAGGGGAACACGTAAAACTTTTGGAGAATCTGACCGCTAATGGCTATATTCGCGCAAGAATTGATGGGGAAATATGTGATTTATCCGATCCGCCAAAATTAGAACTACAAAAAAAGCATACGATTGAGGTCGTGGTCGATCGTTTTAAAGTCCGTCCTGATGTTGGAACACGTTTGGCTGAATCCTTTGAAACGGCATTAGATCTTTCTGGATCAACAGCAGTTATTGCCGATATGGATGATCCAACAGCAGAAGAATTAACCTTTTCATCTAGCTTTGCTTGCCCTCATTGTGGTTATTCCATTACTGAATTAGAACCTCGTTTATTCTCATTTAATAATCCAGCTGGGGCTTGTCCTACTTGTGATGGTTTGGGTGTTCAGCAATATTTTGATGAACGTAAAGTCATCCAAAATGCAGAAATCTCCCTTGCCAATGGGGCAATTAAAGGCTGGGATAAACGCAGTTTTTACTATTTTGGTTTATTAAAATCTGTCGCTAAACATTATAAATTTGATATTGAAACGCCTTTCTGTGAACTGCCGAAAAAGATTCAGCACATTATTTTAAATGGCTCAGATGAAGATATTGAGTTTTTATATACGAACGATAGGGGCGATACGGTTAAGAGAGTGCATCCTTTCGAAGGTATTTTAAATAATATGGCTCGCCGTTATAAAGAAACGGAATCGAATGCGGTAAGGGATGAATTAGCCAAATATATTAATAACCGCCCTTGTACTGATTGCCAAGGCTCTCGCTTACGTCGTGAGGCACGTTACGTCTTTATTGATAATACTAATTTACCGATTATTGCGGAGAAGAGTATTGGCGAAGCACTTACATTCTTCGAGGAATTAAATTTAACAGGACAACGAGCAAAAATTGCGGAAAAAATCCTCAAAGAAATTAAAGAACGTCTGCAATTCTTAGTGAATGTAGGGCTAAATTATCTCTCGCTTTCTCGTTCAGCGGAAACCTTATCAGGCGGAGAAGCACAACGTATTCGCCTAGCAAGCCAAATTGGTGCAGGATTAGTAGGTGTGATGTATGTGTTGGATGAGCCATCAATTGGACTTCACCAACGTGATAATGAGCGACTGCTCAATACATTGTTACACCTCAGAAATTTAGGTAATACCGTAATTGTGGTTGAACACGATGAAGATGCGATTCGAGCCGCAGATCATATTGTCGATATTGGACCGGGTGCAGGTGTTCATGGTGGACAAGTGATTGCACAGGGTACGGCAGAAGAAATTATGCAATGTGAGGAATCACTTACAGGGAAATTCCTTTCTCAACAAGAAAGAATTGAGATTCCAAAACAACGTGTTCCTTACGATGCAACGAAATTACTTACCCTAACAGGTGCAAGTGGTAACAATTTAAAAAATGTGAATTTAGAAATTCCAGTTGGATTATTTACGTGTATCACAGGGGTATCAGGTTCAGGTAAATCTACCCTTATCAATGACACGTTATTCCCGCTTGCACAAAATGCATTAAACCGTGCAGAAAATAGTGATGTCGCACCTTATAAGAGCATTGATGGATTAGCGCATTTTGATAAGGTTATTGATATAAACCAAAGCCCGATTGGTCGCACACCGCGTTCAAATCCTGCAACTTATACGGGCTTATTTACTCCGATTCGTGAGTTATTTGCGGGAACACAAGAAGCAAGAGCAAGGGGCTATAATGTGGGACGATTCAGCTTTAATGTGAAAGGTGGACGCTGTGAAGCGTGTCAAGGCGATGGAGTAATTAAGGTTGAAATGCACTTTTTGCCAGATGTTTACGTCCCTTGTGATCACTGTAAAGGCAAACGCTATAATCGTGAAACCTTAGAAATTCGCTATAAAGGCAAAACGATTCATCAAGTGTTGGAAATGACCGTAGAAGAAGCTCGAGAATTTTTTGACGCGATTCCTGCTCTAGCGAGAAAATTGCAAACATTGATTGACGTTGGATTGTCTTATATTCGACTTGGACAATCATCTACAACCCTTTCGGGCGGTGAAGCGCAACGTGTTAAACTGGCTACGGAGTTGTCTAAACGAGATACAGGAAAAACCTTGTATATTTTAGATGAACCTACAACAGGGCTACATTTTGCGGACATTAAACAATTACTCAAAGTTTTGCATCGTTTACGTGATCAAGGTAATACGATCGTTGTGATTGAGCATAATTTAGATGTGATTAAAACTGCCGACTGGATTGTCGATTTAGGACCTGAAGGCGGTTCTGGTGGTGGGCAAATAATTGCAACAGGTACACCAGAACAAATTGCTCAAGACAAAAAATCACATACAGCAAGATTTTTAAAACAAATATTAGCAAAAGGCTAA
- a CDS encoding single-stranded DNA-binding protein: MASVNKVIIVGNLGNDPDMRTMPNGDAVANISVATTESWTDKNTGERRENTEWHRIVFFRRQAEVVGQYLRKGSQVYVEGRLRTRKWQDQNGQDRYTTEIQGDVLQMLGGRNAQAGGYNDGQNQGGWNNSAPAPRANNNNYNQGGYNDNYSQSNNFGGGSKAPAQQAKPAPQAEPPMDNFDDDIPF; encoded by the coding sequence ATGGCAAGTGTAAATAAAGTGATTATTGTGGGAAATTTAGGAAATGATCCTGATATGCGTACCATGCCAAATGGAGATGCCGTTGCAAATATCAGCGTTGCAACAACAGAAAGTTGGACTGATAAAAATACAGGCGAACGCCGTGAAAACACAGAATGGCACCGTATCGTATTCTTCCGTCGTCAAGCAGAAGTGGTGGGACAATATTTACGTAAAGGTTCACAAGTTTATGTTGAAGGTCGTTTAAGAACACGTAAATGGCAAGATCAAAATGGTCAAGATCGTTACACAACAGAAATCCAAGGCGACGTATTACAAATGCTTGGTGGCAGAAATGCACAAGCAGGCGGATACAATGATGGTCAAAACCAAGGCGGATGGAATAATTCAGCCCCAGCACCAAGAGCAAATAATAACAATTATAATCAAGGTGGTTATAACGACAATTATTCACAATCAAATAACTTCGGTGGCGGTTCAAAAGCCCCTGCACAACAAGCTAAACCAGCTCCACAAGCAGAACCACCAATGGATAATTTTGATGATGATATACCGTTTTAG